TTGTGCATTTGTGCACAAAGCTTATTTACCTTGACCTACGTTACGTATCTTAGTGACTCATTTTCGCGTACGTGAATGACTCACTACGACACACGCGTGCACGTGGAGAGGACTATAATTACACGCGTAAATCACATGCTAGTATTATCGGCCGTTACGAGGCATTGCGCAATATTctgcagccaatcgcaggcaggCCCACGACGAGGTTTACTAAATGAACCTGAAAAGTGGCAGCTATTTCCAAAATGTCACACCAAATATTTCGTGTGTCCAAAAGTGCATCATCGTTTATGGTCCTGTCTAAGATTCGTTGAACATACtctcatttgattggctaaaataagtAATGGGTTTCCAACGGGTCTGACAATGACTATTTTGCCTGTTTTAttattccagttttttttttttaaagaaaaatgacttgAGTGCTTTCACGCTTAACTCATCAAGATTCTCTCTGCTGGGATGCATAAATAAAGGTCATTTTTCGTGCTTTTACGTTAACAAAGATTGCACATTTGACTGACGTAGCCAAACATAGAAGCACAAACGaaaatcccatttaaaaaaaacggaaaatacGATGTTGGGGAACTTAAAAACAAAAGGGCTGAAGATCTGTCCCATGTTTTGTAAAAGTGGGTTCATCCaatagggaaaaaaagggtGAAATTGGCAAGACTGAGTTAGAAGGACTACATaaagaaacatgaaaaaaaggggggtgATGTAGCTTTTACTGAATGGCGCTTGACCCCGAGTCAAAAGACACCACTCCCCCATCTTTCTCTCTGGAACTTCCACAATCCCCGTGTCCTACTCCCTCGGGCCCAGATGGACATCAGCTGGACTGATTTCGATTCCAAACAATAACAAACTCCTCCACATTTCCAAACTAGAATTCAACTAGCAGCACTTTAACACTGGCTGAATACCCCAGTGATCAATTCATTGTAAGCTGTCAAGTGAAAGTATTTGTTATTGATGCAAAAAAGCTCATTTTCAAAAACAACCCTTTTTTGTTCTTTCACACAAAATTAGGACACGGATCATTTTTTTGAAAGGGTGGaatttgtcgtttttttgaggacagTGGAACAAATgacggaatttacatataaagtactagtctacttacgaaatattgaagttagaaaaaaaagttctggaaacgATTaacttcgtaagtagaggtatgactgtataattTCGAATGAAGACACTAGGTGGTGAGCATATGGCGGCGGTCTGCGCGACAAAATACTTTCGTCTGCTTCCCAGAACGCGGAACGGTAGCAAAAGCTAACATTCCTCACTCGGTCTCCCGTGAGGACGGTCAATATTGACGCTTCCCACAGGAGACGTGGACACGGGCGCAATAAAGGCGTTAGCCTAACGTCTCCCTGTCGATGCTTTGCGTCACGTGACCGTCTCTTCGCTGACTcgtttctttgttttaaaactCTCACCCCGTCTTGGGGGCTGTCTGGGTGGGACCAGTCTAAGATGGGGACACGCACTGGTTTGGCAGAGGCGCCATAGACAATAGCGTCTAGTCCATATTCAGACACAAAAGATCAAAATTCGCCGAACAAAGGGCCTccacgatttactttctcgggccgcacaaagtgATGAAAGTGAtgcggcggcgggccagatttggcccccgggccgccactttgatacaccTGTACTCTAGCATCTTATCCCCACAAAACCGAACTGGTGGAGGTTGGAAGGGGTAGAATTATTGCAGTGGGTGGCAGCAGATGAGAAGCCTCCATGTATAAAAAATCATGAGACAAAGCAGGGAAAGGATCGGAGGAGGGGGGGTGCCGTAGCAAAGACTCGGCATTGTGCTGCTAATGTGGCCCAGGCTTGTGTGATGCAACAAAGGTTTCTGTGGAGACCAACAATGTGGCTTCGAGGGGCCCAGAAGGGACGGAATGGCGGAAAGAAGGTGAGGAATCACGGACgagaaaatggcaaaaatacTTCATTTCCAAATTTGGTTTAAAGACTAAATGTGATTATCAAAACCAAAGCCCTataatcaggggtgtcaaactcgggttggttcgcgggccgcattaacgtcaacgccattttatgtgggccggaccattttagatctaatatctagattttttttatttttttaaaattggattaaaagaactggatcaaaagccctaaatagtccgtttttatagatctaaagcattgtttatttgagcttttttttcttagtcatggaaaatgtcttttaatcatgttttttttttatttcaaatggaaacaaaatatttttttaagtggaaaacggaaaatatttgtatatttatttttagattttacaaaatgttttttgaactaaaaacacaaaagaaaacaatgattgattttaaaaagcggaaaatcaggaaatgtaatgtacatctatcatcatttgaatatgatcctaaaatagaaactcatgatttactttctcgggccgcacaaaatgatgcagcgggccagatttggcccccaggccaccactttgacacctgtgccctatattttccccaaaatatgccACACGTTGAATGAACACAATGGTCGATTCCGCACAAGTACTACAGGTAATGGTAGTTTTAGTAAACAGTTCTGGAGTTGAAAGGTTATCTTTACTCACCCCGATGCAATCAGCGCTCTGGATTGGGCCATGGCGATCCTCTGCAACGCCGGTCGACTCAGTCCGGCCAGGCTGGACCTCTGCGGCAGCGGAGCGTGGCACATTTTGGACGCCGACGACGGCACGCGTTGCGGCTTCATCACGGCCGGCGACGGAGACGGCGCGGGGGACGGAGGCCCGGTCACGCCGCCGGCCGGGGTGACCAACGTGGCGGTCGGCACCGGCTCGTGCCTGGCCGCCACGGACGGAGGGTTGGCGCCGGCGccggacgacgacggcggctgAGGGGGCGGGAGCGACGGGGGCGGCGGCCTGGAGGCCGGCGAGATGGCCAGGGCGGAGGTCCCCGACGTGAGGGCGGCCAGCGACTGCGCGAACAGTTGGGCGTTTCTCCTCGGGGAGGCCGTGTTTTTGGAGATGGCCAGGCCGTGCGGCAGCGTCTGGTAGGCGTTGCAATTGGACGTCAGGTTCTGTCCTCTCCCCAGCGTGGCCGATTTCGGAGCGATGGGGGGTTTCGGGGCGCCGGCCATCATGGTCTTGGGCCGCTGGATGGTTAGCGAGCGTCTGCTCAGAGTCTGCGTGCCGGCTCCTCCCGTGTTGGTCTTCACGCTGAAGACCAGCATGCACTGCTGGCAGTTGCAAGGCTGGCCCAGCACGGCGGTCACCAGGCCCCCGTTGGGGTAGACGGCGCTTCCGCTTCCCGTGCCGGCCCCCGAGACGCCGACGCCCAGCAGGGCGCCCGTCAATCCCCCGCCCGGCCCACCCTTCGGGAACGGGAGAGGCCCGGAAACCAGCGGGTAGGCCACGTCGGCCCGTCGCTGAATTCTTCGACACCTCTGGCTCTGTCTGTTCACCTAtgggaatttttttgggggaaaatggcGCGTTTATTCCCGAGGTAGGAGAAGACAAAAAAGAGGCGGGCGGGCAAACGAACCTGCGTCATGGTCTGAAAATCAATGAGGTAGCAGAAGCCCAGGGCTGTCAGGTCCAGGCAGGCTTGCGGGCGAGCGTGCGCGTTCTCGATGGCGATGGCCACCTCCACGTCGTACGGCGTCCACGAACCTCCGTCGTTTTCCCACTCCCACTGCCAGCCTTGTCCCGGGGCCGACGAGGGCTCGTAAAAACATCTCCTCACGGGGCGAATAGTTCCTGCGAACAAAACCAAAGCAATTTTATTGCTTTTATAGGCAGAGCACAGAATGTTCACCTTTGAAATtgcgaaaaaaaatatataaataatgtgaaataataataatccctcgaatattgcggttaatgtagaacaggggtgtcagactcgggttggttcgcgggccgctttaacgtcaacttgatttcatgtgggccggaccattttagatataatatttagatttttttaaataaatggattaaaagaactgtattaaaagccctgaatattcagttttttatagatgtttatttgagcttttttaaatatatatttagattttacaaaatgatttttgaactaaaaacacagaaaaaaatgattaaaaaattacaattattgatttaaaaggaggaaaatcagaaaacttaATGTACatctaatactaataataataatcggacatgggccctgtcgtcatcatcaacaataaaagcctaattgtcatcacacccagaaactgagtatgatgaaattggtaaatTTACTCttcatactcttcatttgatcctaaaacagaaagtcagcactcatcatttactttcccgggccgcaaaaaatgatgcggcgggccagatttagcccccgggccgccactttgcaaCATGATgttgaccaaacatggccgcaaaAATTGAAAATTCGCCAAGCATGGTCGCCACTATTATAGCTACTATTGCTAATATTTcattgctgagtcctagtagcaagagtggcttccgcttatgagtttcagcgtggattttgacatttttatgaacttgccACTCCTGCCCAAAAATGTAATGCTCCATATTTGGGATATTTTGGGAAGTGTTTTAGCGCTTTATGTGGAAaaggatatttttccatttcctaTTTTTTGATAAAAAGGCAGTTTTACTTTTTGTCTTTGGGTCCCtgacaaaaaaatctgacttcTAGAAGAATCTGACTCTCCCTGTTAGCTTTTGGTAGCCTGTGTTACTAGCGTTGCCCTCccccagccagccagccagcctaTCTAGTGTCTCTCTCCTTCTTTGACCTTATTGCCCCGTGGCTTTGTGGGGGTCTGAGAAAGTGTCTCCTTCAGCAGGGCCAGCTGGAGCTACATACTGCTCAAACAACACCAGTGCCCCAAAAAACACTCCTGAAATGAACTAACCAAAATAAAACTCATAAAGCAGGACTACGATcacattttctcacatattagctgcctccgcgtataagccgtcacccttaaaattgccttaaaatggttaaatttgacaatttctctcgtacaaGACGACCCGATTCACcactttcacctccatattcatggctttcatagggagtacaaatgtgttactttgaagggaaaatcttaataaaaaatCATCCAACGggctatttctgagattctgtatgaatcgaaaggatcgtctgctggattgcacattaaaaGTATGTTAAAAGTACAtcgacaaattcaaaaaggaagtcacgtgagcagtacaaccaggaagtgtgtccgtttattgtcattatacaagtataatgagatttaaaatgtgtcatccCTCGGTAAGAAGGCGGCGCgagagcgagcaatggcaggcagaatttttccacattttatgcaagatacgcttCTTTtctccttgaatttcattcatagacgtcagaataaatgttgttaagcgttttatctattGATTTTCTCtctactttgaaataaatgactgtatcggccgcattgtcttgcgttagcGTTTCGCGCATGGCAAGTCTAATGATTggttgtcccccgtctctgtgtgccctgtgattggctggccaccaatttatgGTGTCCCCccgctaggctccagcaccctccacgatattcggtccagaaaatgaatgattgaattccCTAATTGTCATAATTCCTTGCAACCAATCAGGAGTGAGCAACGAGCTGTTGCATTTTACTTTTTCAAAGTGAAAACTGGAAGATAACAGTTGAAACATTTTGAGGTTAGGAATGCGGCATACCTGGCCAAATATCCGTATATCGGATTCGTTAAAGCATAATGACGGATGTCACAGTGGTACCCACAACGGTAATCTTATTatacttgaaaaatgacaataaaaacattcaattcaacggTAAAGCGCTCGGCAAAAAAACGGATACTGGCTAACGCCATAGGAATGAGCAGAAAGTGTTTGTCTAGTccctatttacatttttttgttgctggTCAAGAAAAATAGTGACTTATTCAGACTGTATTCATATTTaatatctttatttaaaaaaatgttctcagCTTTCCAAGAATGAGcaattaaataaacattaccCCTTCTCCCGAATGAAAAGTCAAGAGGCAATATGATTATTTGGAGGAAAATAAGGATGAGCCAGAGTTTTGTGGTATAATTTGAAGCATTCTTTCCTCTTaatgttttcatcatttgctctCAGGACTAGTACAGGGCCTCCaaaatgcattttacatttgaaaataccCTCCATATATTCAATTACCTGTGTCTTGTCTGAACTGGTGCATGGACTGGAGATCAATGATGTACGGGGAGAGGCGAGTGTCCACCTGGCCGAGGACGACGCTCCCTCCGCGGATATCCCCCGTCCGAATGGCCGCCTCGATTTGATGCGAGACGGCCGGGCTGTAGGGCCGCCAGCGACCGTGCTCATTCAGCCATTCCCACACCACCACAGCAGAGGCGACGAGCATGTTGTTATTGTTGGCCCtgccaaaaaataaacaccaaaatGTTGTTAAATGAACCGCGTCGAAGACGACGACGGCGACAACAAGCTAATAGCCACTTTCGACGCACAGACGGCGGCTAGCCTTACATGAATTCGCCGCAGAGCTAACGCCAAGAGAAAGCGGAGCATTCCTCTACAAGTAGCCCGTTTCCTCGGCCGGCCATTGGGAAAAGAAAATATCCAGCCGCGAAAAGCGACAACAAAGACCGTCCGACATTGACGACGCTTTTTTTTGGCTAGTTGGCTAGCAACCCCGATAGACACGCCGATAGAATCTCGGAAGAAACGTTGACTTCGACAAGAGGCCTTTAAACATCTTCTGCTGGTCAGTCGTGTCCACGGAAGGGATGTGTTGATGCGGGAAAAGCATGAAAGGCGACGTTTTGGGACGTCGAAAAAGCAAACCAAGCTAGCCTAAAAACAGAGTTCCCAATTCAAATCCAACGGGGGGCATATATGGCGATcgctagtgttttttttcatcctttttttggGGCGTAGCTGGAGAGAAAAGTAGCAGCAGGTCGCCACCGAAACCCAAATCCAGTTGTAGCGACTGTAGCGACTCTCCTCCTCGGGTGCAACCCGGATTCGAGAACAGGTTCCACGGGTGCCTTGACACAAGATGACGACCAAGTTTGCTTTGCTAAATCCATACGTAAAATAACAACCCAGTCGTCGGGGTAAATAACATCATTACGATTGATCTTACGGGAACATATGCTTCAGCCTTTTACGAGGCATTCATATGactatttggctgccattgacggcgaaggacgtccaatctatttggacgaGGAGAGTTTGGCAGCATTCCCACGCCAGATTGGACGTGCATGGCCGTTGAAAGATTGGAAGTTCTCCCAATTTAAATTTATTGGGGTTCTATCGTTTTCAATGGGGGTTAGTTGAATATTAtgaatatttcagcaacacgcttatttatttatatatttattcatgtatttatttattaacccatttattacctatctatttatgtctaaaatgcctttcctatttctgcatcctcacccccttgctactgtgacaacgaaatttaccgaatacgggatgaataaagttatccaatccaatccaatccaattatggatttaaaataaCAACAGAAAAACTTATTGAGGACCATAACAAGAGTGTATTTGTTTGCATTTGTTGAAAAATGCCTATACCATGTTGGAGGGATGGCTAAAACACTATTGTTATTCTTCTGTCATTTGAAGATGTATTAGAATGGCATATTCTCAAAACGGTCGAGtaattattgaattgaaataaCTACTACTCTGTTGTCACAATTAAATTTGGAAACTGTGTTCTGGCGATTTTTACGCATCTTTCATTGAaggcttattttttaaatacctatATTTGCCTGAGGGTTAATTCCATTCATTAATTgaggacttattgttgcctggtGGTTcgagttagccagtagagggcacTCTGCACACCCTGGTTAgcccttttaatttaaaaaaatatatctatacttAACTCAAAAAGCTCTTACACAATATTTAATCACACCGTCATACCTGCAGATGTTAACTTGACTTACTCGCTGATATGATCTCCCGGGTCCACCATCCAAGACCCTCGGATAACTCAGCTTTTCATCCGGCAACTACTAATAGTATACACTCTCTTGTGTCCATTCTTCTGCCTCCACCATGGCTCCCCTCGCTTCCACGGAGCCTGGAACAAAGCCAGGCTGGTCCTTCTTGGTCAAAACAAAATGAGGACCCGGGCAGCAATCACATCCAATAGACGTCCAGTTAAAAGCAACGAACAGAAACCAATCATTCTAAAGAAAATGAATCCAATCCCTCATGTTTGCTTGGTTTGGTGTCCAACTTTACTCTGAAAGGGGGAGATCAAGTGTGAGGAGAGGAAGGAATAAGCAAGTGACTGGAGAGTTCCCCCCTCCTGCCAATCAGCACCGAGCATTCCAAAGCAAACCAGTACGGGGTGTTTTATCATTTGCATTGTCTGGCTGGTTACATGATCACATTTGTTtagcattgttttcataacataTTTTAATTGACAACAGTTAACTGCATTTGGTTACGAAATATGCCCGCAGTTTTGTCAGCGCTTGTCACCATCTGATGGATGTAATGATTATTACACTTAGAAGATGGAGTCAACAAGACGTCTTTACTGAAAGAAGACTCATTATTTAAGAGTTAAATTTTTCTCCAAGATTTGTAGTGTATTGGGTTTTGTGTGACTTGTCCAGGCACATTTATATTGCAACTTCTCGACAATCTCGTTAAATGGGCTCCATAGCTCAGGGGTTAGAGCACTGGtcttgtaaaccaggggtcgcgAGTTCAAATCTCGCTGGGGCCtcaaagattttctttttggaTGATTGTTTAGTGAAATAAAATTCAAACGATTTCAATTACATTCAATGATCTTGAAATCGCTTAAGGTAATTTGTGATCTGAACACGATAAAGGTATTTAAATGACAGAACAAAACTGCATAAAGGTATTTAATTGACAGAATAAAACTGAATAAATATACAGACTATATGATCACCTTTGTCAGGATTACGTTGTACATTCGTTAACACGTAAAACTCCTCCCTTTAACGTTATAGTGTcttcaaaacaaagcaaacgATTCTGTTCTTCACGTCAAAATCCTACCGAACAAGTAAAACTGTGTCAatgtttgaattattatttacatttggGACAACTCAAAGCAGAGCCCggatagctcagtcggtagagcatcagacttttaatctgagggttcagggttcaagtccctgttcggGCGCATGTTTTTGCTGTACTTTCTCAGTAATATACTAAAGAACTTTGATCCATCTTTATACTaactgtttgtctgtttttgcaCACTTCAGAAGCAATAGTAACACGGTAGAAACGgtaaagagaataaaaataaatactatagtTAAGCGCGGTGACGTAGACCCAATGGTTTGCTCCCCGCCAATGACTACAAAGTAAAAGAAAAGACCAATGACGTAGAAAATGACGTAGCAATAACAAAACCCGGAAGTCTCCACGAGGTGAACCTGGATCACCGTCTGGAGTGCTACACAACAGAGGGTCGCCGATTCCGTTCCAGAAGGAGCACCTTCTTCCACACGCGTTGTTTTTCCCTCTCCGTGTCATCTACGTTCTACATTGTTGCCGTTCTGAGTGCTCTACGAACCCCCCGGATGAAAGTGCCACCAGGTGAGCTAGTTTACTTCTGGTTAGCGACTCTGCTACTGTGCTAAGCTAGCTGTCAAGTGTCAACAGAAACTATTCCTCTAAGTGACGATCCCAAAACGTCAGCAAAAATGGCAACGCCACCAGTTTTCACATTAAACTGGACGCCCAATCATCTTAGAAAGACTTTATTGCCTGTATATGCTACTGTTATTTCCACCCGTAGTAGGTATTAGGTTTAAAAATGTGAATGGAATTAAAACAGTTAGCATATTTTTAAAGAGCCAATCAAAATCCCTCAAATGATACCTAGCTTATGCAGTTCCATTAACAAATGTTACATCACCTATCAATGACCCAACTGTAATATTTTGATGAAGAGTTCAAgcacttattcatgtttttcaaATTGGACCGGTttgtttactttgtaatttGATGCAGAGTTGTTATTGACCTAACAATTCCAAAGTTGTCTCAAGagacattttgttgtttttcttgacGGCTTAAACTATAAAGCCCCGTTTTGTGTGCCATGTAAGAATTACTCAatgattcattttccgtaccgcttttcctcacaagggtcgtggtcAATAAGTATCGAGTATATTAAGTCCATGACTTTATTTTGATTTCAGGATGGCCGGCGTGTTCGACATTGACTTGGAGACTGAGGATGTCAGCGATACAGAGGTTTGTCTTTGTCACAAACTAGTTTCCCTAAAGTGTTCAAAAGGCTTGAAGCACCTCTAACTTGTATTATTACGCTAACTCCTTGTGATCCATTCTTTCCCATCCTTAGGATGATGTTTGTGACGGCACCATAACAGAGCCAGACAAGTGAGTTCAATCCTTCATCTTTATGCTTCCACTCAGTTGCTAATCAAATGAAATATCATTTGAATGTCAAATCTAgtggcttaaaaaaacaatttgaatctGAAAAACTGGTTTGGTAAGTGCATTGGTTCATGTATCTGGTCGCAACGTtacaaatgttaattttttttcaaaatacagtaatccctcgattatcgcgaattcactacttagcgatttttttttacgctattgattatttaaacaaaaaaatgttttttagttcataaaaatgtgaaaatccacactgaaactcataagtggaagccatttttgctactagcactgaagagaaaaaaaagaaagttatgATAGGGGGGACCCTACTTTCAATTATTGCGTCCGTTTCTGgtttacattaaccgcaatatttgagaGATTACTGTCGTCATTTGATTTTAACAGCtggatatttatattttttgttttggcttTTTGATCCAGTGTACAGAAAGAAGAAGTGGAGCTGACCAGTGAATTGGTCAACAGGGACAGTGAGCGAGTCGGACCGGATTTCTTTGAACTTCTGAGAGTACTTGGAAAAGGAGCCTATGGCAAGGTATTTTGGCTAtgtctatatgtgtgtgtgtgtgtgtgtgtgtgtttgtttgtttgtttgtgtctgGGTGTGTCTTTTTCCATgtttgccattttggctccaaaCCAATTTCAGACCTAGGTTCCACAATAATGAGTTAAATGTGACCTGAGGTTTTTCAGATGTAAATAAGTAcatatatgtttaaaaaaaagttgcatccACGGGCAAGATACAAACTTTACCCAACTAGTGTGCAgtgaaaaaataatgcaatctAGTAAAGCGTCTTCAAGTGCTACCACAATCCACAACATTGTTATTCTTATTATTGTAATCATCACGTTTCTGTTGGATACCTTTTGAACACAGATTCTGTGTGAGTGACCCGAAGgcatctttcttttttgttcagGTTTTTCAGGTGAGAAAAGTGCAAGGCGCCATGTCCGGGAAAATCTTCGCCATGAAAGTCCTCCGAAAGGTACTTTGAAACGTAGTCTTTAAGCTCCCCCTGGCCGGAGAAAGGCTCCAAATTTCTCTCTCACCATTGAGCTCTTTCACATGTTCCTAATTCAGGCGAAAATCGTGTGCAGCGCTAAAGACACGGCCCACACGCGAGCCGAGAGGGAGATCCTGGAGACGGTCAGACATCCTTTCATAGTGGATCTTCTCTACGCCTTCCAGACCAACGGGAAACTCTACCTCATATTAGAGTATTTAAGTGGTAAGAAAAACGGACTTTGATCCAATCAAAAAGGTCGGCCCATTGAGGCCGTCGTCAACACGAGAGCGAGAAATGGGGGGTGCAATTTCCTGTTTTGAACCAATGGCTTCTTCACCGTCGGCCTGTGACGGTACTTTTCAAAATTGGAGCGAAATCTGAATTCATGCGTTCATGCTTCCAGGAGGAGAGTTATTCATGCAATTGGAGAAAGAGGGCATCTTCATGGAAGACACGGCTTGGTATGGATTGTCTTTCCTCCATCTAGTATTTTATCCACTTTTAATTTGTTATTGGGATAATTATTAGGAAAAGGCTGATTTTCATTTTTGCGCGTTTCCTTTTTGTCGTCCCGAAATACTTGGTGGTTTGCAAGATATAGTTACCTTTGCGCtctttaatattttgtttttgtttacatggTACACGGCATTAGAATTTAAGCAATCTGGATTTTAGACTTGTTTTTAGCAAACATGTCAATTGAATGAAGCcgtttttttgtgttcagtttttatCTAGGAGAGATCATCCTTGCACTCGGTCACCTCCACTCCAGCGGAATTATTTACCGGGACCTCAAGCCCGAGAACGTCATGCTTAATTACCAAGGTACGATAAAATAATGCGCTTTGGACTTCACTCCATGCATTTTAGCCATTTTTCAGGGTAAGAAACTAAAAGTCTTCTTCTGCTAGTATCCTTTGTTCGTACGCTTTCCAGAACATTCTGCAGTACTTGCGCAAGATGCTAATTCTTAAATGCAGATCTGCCAACTCCTCTGGAGTTTACCGTACTTGTCCGATGACAGGTGCAATTGTACTCACGACtgcacaatttttttcccttttctcctCCATTTGCATTTTAAGGACACATCAAGTTAACAGACTTTGGCCTGTGCAAGGAGTCCATTCACGACGGAATCGTCACGCACACCTTTTGCGGCACCATCGAGTACATGTGAGT
The Stigmatopora argus isolate UIUO_Sarg chromosome 7, RoL_Sarg_1.0, whole genome shotgun sequence DNA segment above includes these coding regions:
- the LOC144077556 gene encoding E3 ubiquitin-protein ligase DTX4-like isoform X1; protein product: MVDPGDHISEANNNNMLVASAVVVWEWLNEHGRWRPYSPAVSHQIEAAIRTGDIRGGSVVLGQVDTRLSPYIIDLQSMHQFRQDTGTIRPVRRCFYEPSSAPGQGWQWEWENDGGSWTPYDVEVAIAIENAHARPQACLDLTALGFCYLIDFQTMTQVNRQSQRCRRIQRRADVAYPLVSGPLPFPKGGPGGGLTGALLGVGVSGAGTGSGSAVYPNGGLVTAVLGQPCNCQQCMLVFSVKTNTGGAGTQTLSRRSLTIQRPKTMMAGAPKPPIAPKSATLGRGQNLTSNCNAYQTLPHGLAISKNTASPRRNAQLFAQSLAALTSGTSALAISPASRPPPPSLPPPQPPSSSGAGANPPSVAARHEPVPTATLVTPAGGVTGPPSPAPSPSPAVMKPQRVPSSASKMCHAPLPQRSSLAGLSRPALQRIAMAQSRALIASGVPTVPVKNLNGASPVHPALAGITGILMSAAALPVCLTRPPKLVLHPPPVSKSDIKPVPGFGHCCRKTTKKQARKGKTPEDVVKKYLQKVKSPPDEDCTICMEPLGGPSGYKGPGVGPVSRAESVGRLAQCGHQYHFQCLVAMYNNGNKDGSLQCPTCKTIYGVKTGNQPAGKMEYHIIPHSLPGHPDCKTIRIIYNIPPGIQGPEHPNPGKPFTARGFPRHCYLPDSDKGRKVLRLLLVAWDRRLIFSVGTSSTTGESDTVIWNEVHHKTEFGSNLTGHGFPDPGHLDNVLDELRAQGITEDDGLTEK
- the LOC144077556 gene encoding E3 ubiquitin-protein ligase DTX4-like isoform X2; this encodes MANNNNMLVASAVVVWEWLNEHGRWRPYSPAVSHQIEAAIRTGDIRGGSVVLGQVDTRLSPYIIDLQSMHQFRQDTGTIRPVRRCFYEPSSAPGQGWQWEWENDGGSWTPYDVEVAIAIENAHARPQACLDLTALGFCYLIDFQTMTQVNRQSQRCRRIQRRADVAYPLVSGPLPFPKGGPGGGLTGALLGVGVSGAGTGSGSAVYPNGGLVTAVLGQPCNCQQCMLVFSVKTNTGGAGTQTLSRRSLTIQRPKTMMAGAPKPPIAPKSATLGRGQNLTSNCNAYQTLPHGLAISKNTASPRRNAQLFAQSLAALTSGTSALAISPASRPPPPSLPPPQPPSSSGAGANPPSVAARHEPVPTATLVTPAGGVTGPPSPAPSPSPAVMKPQRVPSSASKMCHAPLPQRSSLAGLSRPALQRIAMAQSRALIASGVPTVPVKNLNGASPVHPALAGITGILMSAAALPVCLTRPPKLVLHPPPVSKSDIKPVPGFGHCCRKTTKKQARKGKTPEDVVKKYLQKVKSPPDEDCTICMEPLGGPSGYKGPGVGPVSRAESVGRLAQCGHQYHFQCLVAMYNNGNKDGSLQCPTCKTIYGVKTGNQPAGKMEYHIIPHSLPGHPDCKTIRIIYNIPPGIQGPEHPNPGKPFTARGFPRHCYLPDSDKGRKVLRLLLVAWDRRLIFSVGTSSTTGESDTVIWNEVHHKTEFGSNLTGHGFPDPGHLDNVLDELRAQGITEDDGLTEK
- the LOC144077556 gene encoding E3 ubiquitin-protein ligase DTX4-like isoform X3 translates to MLVASAVVVWEWLNEHGRWRPYSPAVSHQIEAAIRTGDIRGGSVVLGQVDTRLSPYIIDLQSMHQFRQDTGTIRPVRRCFYEPSSAPGQGWQWEWENDGGSWTPYDVEVAIAIENAHARPQACLDLTALGFCYLIDFQTMTQVNRQSQRCRRIQRRADVAYPLVSGPLPFPKGGPGGGLTGALLGVGVSGAGTGSGSAVYPNGGLVTAVLGQPCNCQQCMLVFSVKTNTGGAGTQTLSRRSLTIQRPKTMMAGAPKPPIAPKSATLGRGQNLTSNCNAYQTLPHGLAISKNTASPRRNAQLFAQSLAALTSGTSALAISPASRPPPPSLPPPQPPSSSGAGANPPSVAARHEPVPTATLVTPAGGVTGPPSPAPSPSPAVMKPQRVPSSASKMCHAPLPQRSSLAGLSRPALQRIAMAQSRALIASGVPTVPVKNLNGASPVHPALAGITGILMSAAALPVCLTRPPKLVLHPPPVSKSDIKPVPGFGHCCRKTTKKQARKGKTPEDVVKKYLQKVKSPPDEDCTICMEPLGGPSGYKGPGVGPVSRAESVGRLAQCGHQYHFQCLVAMYNNGNKDGSLQCPTCKTIYGVKTGNQPAGKMEYHIIPHSLPGHPDCKTIRIIYNIPPGIQGPEHPNPGKPFTARGFPRHCYLPDSDKGRKVLRLLLVAWDRRLIFSVGTSSTTGESDTVIWNEVHHKTEFGSNLTGHGFPDPGHLDNVLDELRAQGITEDDGLTEK